In the genome of Chryseobacterium arthrosphaerae, one region contains:
- the lpxK gene encoding tetraacyldisaccharide 4'-kinase has product MKRWYLYPFSLGYHLVTGIRNTMYDLGIFKSTKFKTPIINVGNLSVGGSGKSPMVMYLAQFLSKHYRTGVLSRGYGRLTKGYEVTNYESNYKMVGDEAMQLFERFKNRFVIAVSEERVPGAKKVIEDMDLGVLVLDDAMQHRAIKAGFNILMTDFNDPFFKDYLLPAGDLRESRSGYKRADIIMVSKCPDELTEETKRYYISRIRPSHTQKVFFSSIGYDENVYGKDKMLPDNNLNYYDILLITGIANPKPLLEHLAKFSKRVKHLKFRDHHNFTDDDIKKILAEYKKLGEYKLILTTEKDYVRLKTFDYLREIVYYWPINVLIDKKEEFNQIILDYVRKN; this is encoded by the coding sequence ATGAAAAGATGGTACCTTTATCCTTTTTCCCTCGGTTATCATTTGGTAACGGGTATCCGGAACACAATGTATGATCTGGGAATTTTTAAGTCGACAAAATTCAAGACCCCGATAATCAATGTCGGTAATCTTTCTGTGGGTGGAAGCGGAAAATCACCGATGGTGATGTATCTTGCCCAGTTTTTATCCAAACATTACAGAACCGGAGTGCTTTCAAGAGGCTACGGAAGACTCACTAAAGGCTATGAAGTCACCAATTATGAAAGCAATTACAAAATGGTGGGCGACGAAGCGATGCAGCTTTTTGAACGTTTCAAAAACCGTTTTGTGATTGCCGTTTCAGAAGAACGTGTGCCCGGTGCCAAAAAAGTGATCGAAGATATGGATCTTGGAGTACTGGTGTTGGATGACGCCATGCAGCACAGAGCCATCAAGGCAGGATTCAATATTCTGATGACCGACTTCAACGATCCGTTTTTCAAAGACTATCTTCTTCCTGCCGGAGACCTCAGAGAATCGAGATCCGGCTACAAAAGAGCAGACATCATTATGGTGAGCAAATGCCCTGATGAACTGACTGAGGAAACGAAAAGATACTATATTTCAAGGATCAGGCCTTCTCATACCCAAAAAGTATTCTTCTCATCCATCGGCTATGATGAAAATGTGTACGGAAAAGATAAAATGCTTCCGGATAACAACCTGAATTATTATGATATTTTACTCATCACGGGAATTGCCAATCCTAAACCGCTTCTGGAACATCTGGCAAAATTCTCGAAAAGAGTCAAGCATTTAAAATTCAGGGACCATCATAATTTCACCGATGATGATATTAAAAAAATCCTTGCGGAATACAAAAAATTAGGAGAATATAAACTGATATTAACCACAGAGAAAGATTACGTTCGTCTGAAAACTTTTGACTATCTTAGAGAAATTGTTTACTACTGGCCTATCAATGTCCTTATTGATAAGAAGGAAGAATTCAATCAAATCATCTTAGATTATGTTAGAAAAAATTAA
- a CDS encoding GNAT family N-acetyltransferase gives MTTREATTEDLQTLLEFEQGIVTAERPFNVTLIDGEIHYYDLNHFIQSPDATLIIAEENNEIIGSGYALIKKAEKYYYKFEKYAYLGFMYVKPEYRGKGINKVITDELISWAKSRDISEIRLDVYAENESAVKAYEKAGFEPHLLTMRLKP, from the coding sequence ATGACCACAAGAGAAGCCACAACAGAGGATTTACAGACACTTTTAGAATTTGAACAGGGAATTGTTACGGCAGAAAGGCCATTCAATGTTACCCTTATTGACGGGGAAATTCATTATTATGATCTGAACCATTTTATACAGTCTCCGGATGCAACCCTCATTATTGCCGAGGAGAATAACGAAATCATAGGATCGGGATATGCACTGATCAAAAAAGCGGAAAAATATTATTACAAGTTTGAGAAATATGCTTATCTGGGCTTTATGTATGTAAAGCCTGAATACAGAGGAAAAGGGATCAACAAAGTGATTACCGACGAACTGATCAGCTGGGCAAAATCCAGAGATATCTCAGAGATAAGGCTTGATGTCTATGCTGAAAATGAATCTGCTGTAAAAGCTTATGAAAAAGCAGGATTTGAACCGCATCTTCTTACGATGAGACTGAAA
- a CDS encoding purine-nucleoside phosphorylase: MLEKIKETADFIKNIIQETPDFAVVLGSGLGKLQNEVDQIHVLEYKDIPNFPQTTVAGHTGKLIYGMLEGKKVLMMSGRFHYYEGHSMETVTFPVRVFHLLGIKNLILSNACGGVNPDYSVADIVIVKDHINMMPEHPLRGRNIDELGPRFVDMSEPYNKKMIAVAEQAAAENTVKIHQGVYVALQGPTFETPAEYGMIKAIGGDMVGMSTVPEVIVARHMGMDVFCMSVITDLGGPDIAFAVSHEEVLNAANKAMPNVITVVKGLIKNYQ; the protein is encoded by the coding sequence ATGTTAGAAAAAATTAAAGAGACAGCTGATTTTATCAAAAATATTATTCAGGAGACTCCTGATTTTGCTGTTGTTTTAGGATCCGGGCTTGGAAAGCTGCAGAATGAAGTAGATCAGATCCATGTTTTAGAATACAAAGATATTCCTAACTTTCCTCAGACTACGGTTGCAGGGCATACCGGAAAACTCATTTACGGAATGCTGGAAGGTAAAAAAGTACTGATGATGAGCGGCCGCTTCCATTACTATGAAGGCCATTCTATGGAAACCGTAACTTTCCCTGTAAGAGTTTTTCATTTACTGGGCATTAAAAATCTTATTCTATCCAATGCCTGTGGCGGGGTAAATCCAGATTACAGCGTTGCTGATATTGTGATAGTAAAAGATCATATCAACATGATGCCTGAGCATCCACTTCGTGGCAGGAATATTGATGAACTCGGACCACGTTTTGTGGATATGAGTGAGCCTTACAATAAAAAAATGATCGCTGTAGCTGAACAGGCTGCTGCTGAAAATACAGTAAAAATTCACCAGGGTGTTTATGTAGCCCTTCAGGGTCCCACTTTTGAAACCCCGGCTGAATATGGTATGATAAAAGCCATCGGTGGTGACATGGTAGGTATGAGCACCGTTCCTGAAGTGATTGTCGCCAGACATATGGGAATGGATGTATTCTGCATGTCTGTGATTACAGATCTTGGCGGACCTGATATTGCATTTGCCGTTTCTCATGAGGAAGTTCTGAATGCAGCCAACAAAGCTATGCCCAATGTGATTACTGTGGTCAAAGGACTGATTAAAAATTATCAATAG
- the truA gene encoding tRNA pseudouridine(38-40) synthase TruA, with amino-acid sequence MRYFIEFSYNGKNYFGYQIQPDAISVQEELEKALSTILREEIKTTGAGRTDTGVHAKKIFAHFDTEQKLSDELPRRLNSFLPPDISIKRIFPVKDDFHARFDATYRMYEYYISLEKNPFTQESAWQHWKRPLDIDKMNEACKILFEYEDFTSFAKLKTDNKTNICKIYKAEWEQNGSELKFTVSANRFLRNMVRAIVGTMVEIGTGKLKPEDLRKVIEDKNRNAAGTSAPAHGLYLVDVGYEF; translated from the coding sequence TTGAGATACTTTATTGAATTTTCTTACAACGGAAAGAATTATTTCGGCTACCAGATACAGCCGGATGCTATTTCTGTACAGGAAGAACTGGAAAAAGCCCTTTCCACCATTTTAAGAGAAGAGATTAAAACAACCGGTGCCGGAAGAACGGATACCGGAGTACATGCCAAAAAAATATTTGCCCATTTTGATACGGAACAGAAGTTGAGTGATGAGCTTCCCCGAAGATTGAACAGCTTTCTTCCGCCGGATATTTCTATCAAAAGAATATTTCCGGTAAAGGATGACTTTCATGCCCGGTTTGATGCAACTTACAGGATGTACGAATATTATATTTCGCTGGAAAAAAATCCTTTCACCCAGGAATCGGCATGGCAGCATTGGAAGAGACCTCTGGATATCGACAAAATGAATGAGGCCTGTAAGATATTGTTTGAATATGAAGATTTTACAAGCTTTGCGAAATTAAAGACCGACAACAAGACCAATATCTGCAAAATATATAAAGCGGAATGGGAACAGAACGGATCTGAACTGAAGTTTACCGTTTCAGCCAACCGTTTCCTCAGGAATATGGTGAGGGCTATCGTCGGAACAATGGTAGAGATCGGTACAGGAAAACTGAAACCTGAAGATCTCCGTAAAGTCATTGAAGATAAAAACCGTAACGCTGCCGGAACTTCAGCACCAGCCCACGGATTATACCTTGTAGATGTAGGCTACGAATTTTAA
- a CDS encoding TlpA family protein disulfide reductase, whose product MKKLLLIFMIGIFGASYAQKTPTVLKKGFSKEALQQKLEDEDGKSITIQQILDQHKGKVLVIDFWAGWCRDCLQALPKAEQLEKNNPNVDFVFLSLERSKEGFDKSLVRFNMKDKDNYWFASGWKNDFNNYVDLNWIPRYMVIDQKSSIAKYYAISPEDPEIQQTIDSLLK is encoded by the coding sequence ATGAAAAAGTTGTTATTAATTTTTATGATAGGAATTTTTGGAGCCAGCTATGCCCAGAAAACCCCTACCGTTCTGAAAAAGGGTTTCTCCAAAGAAGCCTTACAGCAGAAACTTGAAGATGAAGACGGAAAAAGCATCACAATCCAGCAGATTCTTGACCAGCATAAAGGAAAAGTATTAGTGATTGATTTCTGGGCCGGATGGTGCAGAGATTGCCTTCAGGCACTTCCAAAAGCTGAGCAACTGGAAAAAAATAACCCTAATGTAGACTTTGTCTTCCTTTCACTGGAAAGATCAAAAGAAGGTTTTGATAAAAGCCTTGTAAGATTCAATATGAAGGACAAAGATAATTACTGGTTTGCTTCAGGCTGGAAAAATGACTTCAACAATTATGTAGACCTGAACTGGATTCCACGGTATATGGTCATAGATCAGAAATCCTCTATTGCCAAATATTATGCAATATCTCCGGAAGACCCTGAAATTCAGCAAACGATTGACAGCCTTTTAAAATAA